From a single Lolium rigidum isolate FL_2022 chromosome 7, APGP_CSIRO_Lrig_0.1, whole genome shotgun sequence genomic region:
- the LOC124675295 gene encoding transcription factor WRKY45-2-like, giving the protein MTSCGGGGDDGGSRPTPAVVYDDLVEVREHAAALQNMLQGSPSVAAMDAGELVKEMMGKLSSAMSVLGTSGVVASSSGAGRGSGARRRRSGAAAVAGLQGRRSSRRRTKSPFIKMVTTTTLNDDNSWRKYGQKNIHASTNPRSYYRCTHKPDQGCMATRQVQKSESNPSELEISYYGQHTCRDPSTFPSFIVQGAAAPTDGAQLISFAPNNGAAASTSTGALSHRLLKETMDHRVLFSHFSSYSSSPTQEGGAPSSSPSPACQEKFMQYAGGQLADVLGRTTSTLTVGSAPTEYWPVVGDAGVDMDAAAGMVDSFPSSPSSLGFMSGSLGSFGNNLGGDDDLFDFDS; this is encoded by the exons ATGACATCTTGTGGCGGAGGCGGCGATGATGGCGGCAGCCGCCCAACACCGGCGGTGGTCTACGACGACCTGGTCGAGGTGCGTGAGCACGCCGCGGCGTTGCAGAACATGTTGCAGGGATCGCCGAGCGTGGCGGCCATGGACGCGGGGGAGTTGGTGAAGGAGATGATGGGCAAGCTGTCGAGCGCCATGTCTGTGCTGGGCACCAGTGGAGTCGTGGCGTCGTCGTCGGGAGCAGGCCGGGGATccggcgcgaggaggaggaggtcgggcgcggcggcggttgcCGGGCTGCAAGGCCGGAGAAGCTCGAGGAGAAG GACGAAGAGCCCTTTCATCAAGATGGTCACGACTACAACGCTCAACGATGACAATTCATGGAGGAAGTACGGGCAGAAAAATATACATGCCTCTACTAACCCGAG GAGCTACTACAGGTGCACGCATAAGCCAGATCAAGGATGCATGGCCACGAGGCAGGTCCAGAAGTCGGAGTCCAACCCATCGGAGCTCGAAATCAGCTACTACGGTCAGCACACCTGCAGGGACCCCTCCACGTTTCCATCATTCATCGTCCAAGGCGCCGCTGCGCCGACGGATGGTGCGCAACTCATCAGCTTCGCACCCAATAATGGCGCCGCCGCAAGCACCAGCACGGGCGCCTTATCTCATCGTCTCCTGAAAGAGACGATGGATCATCGGGTGCTCTTCTCCCACTTCTCCAGCTACAGCTCCTCGCCGACTCAGGAGGGTGGTGCGCCCAGCAGTTCGCCGTCACCGGCTTGCCAAGAAAAGTTCATGCAGTATGCCGGCGGGCAGCTCGCCGACGTTCTGGGGCGGACGACGTCCACGTTGACCGTTGGATCAGCACCGACGGAGTACTGGCCGGTTGTGGGGGACGCCGGCGTCGACATGGATGCTGCCGCAGGCATGGTGGACAGCTTCCCTTCCTCGCCGAGCAGCCTCGGGTTCATGTCAGGCTCGCTCGGATCGTTTGGCAATAACCTTGGTGGTGACGACGACCTGTTTGACTTTGATTCCTGA
- the LOC124676261 gene encoding ubiquinol-cytochrome c reductase complex 6.7 kDa protein-like gives MALPVSSTTLSRFLSSRRIQPADVTALATWGVAAGTAAFYLVQPFDFIKKTFFEKPEPEA, from the exons ATGGCTCTCCCGGTGTCGAGCACCACCCTCTCCCGCTTCCTCTCCTCCCGCCGCATCCAGCCGGCCGACGTCACTGCCCTCGCCACCTGGGgcgtcgccgccggcaccgccgccTTCTACCTCGTCCAG CCATTTGACTTTATTAAGAAAACTTTCTTCGAGAAGCCAGAGCCAGAGGCATGA